From Desulfobacterales bacterium:
AGCATACATTGTATTTTTGGGCGAGGGTTTTAGCGGCATCCCAAGGATATATTCTAGGCCTGAAGTAGAAAGACCCATCGGTAAAAACAAAGACAACCGTCTTGCCGGTGACCCCTGCCAGAACGGGGTCCAGATTCTGAATGCCAAGCCCCAGGGGACTGGGTTGATTGGCGAAATCGCCTGCGGTCTCGACCGTCGGCAGTTGCATGACGGCGTCATGGTACCTGCTCTTATCGTGTTGCTGCATTTCGTAGTAGGATTTCCACGGAGTGAACAAATACAACCCGGCATTATAGCCCAGCTCGGGGATCATGTCGTGAGATTCATCCAAAAACTTTTTTGCAAGGTCGATTTTTGGTGTTCCCGTATCTTTATATGGTTCCGCCATGCTTCCCGACGCATCAAACAACACGATAAAATTGTCCGCCGTCTTTTCAAAAACCGACTCCACCTCGATTTGTCTTTCAATGACATCCTTCAAAAGGACTTCAGCGGCTAACGCGCTCCATGCCGTCAGAACGGAAACAGCAAAAACCAGGTAAAAAATTAAAAGCATGTTTGTTTTCTTCATAGCAGCACTCTCCTTTTTACGGGTTTGAAATGTTGTTTAATAACAGAAACAGGTGTAACCGCTCTGCCGCATGGTCCGAAATTCAGTCCTGACCGAGGCAGAGATATGATCGTCTGTAAGATATCGATCAATCCGAATTCTTACCTGATAGGCGTCCGGTCACTGTGCTTAAAAGCCCGACCATGTATTACGTCCGCCAGCCAGTGGATAGTCTAATCGAATACCACTGACGCTTATGGATGAGTGGTATGATGACCTGATTGATATAATTCCATTTTCAGGTAAAATTGATCGGGTAGATGGGTTTGATGCTGAGCGATCACATTGGCAGTGGAAGGTTCCAGAGCACCTCGCCTCCACACAGGACAGCTTTGGCTCATGCAGCGATTCGAGCTGTTTTTCTTTACGGGAGGTGACTTTTTACCCGTTGCGCACCCTCTTCCAGCGAACAAATCAGGGATAGGACACAACGTATATGATAAGATCATACCAGAATGGCGATATATCTCATATCAGGAAAACGCTGTATATATATAGGGCTAAATCCTTAGAATTCGCTCAAAAATCACTCTCCCGGCAGACTCAAAAAGCAATTTTCTACAGACAGCTCATCCATTGCGCCGAATTCACTGTCTGCAGACCGGATCGTCGTGAGCGAAGGAAGTGTCCACATGAGATTCGGAAAATTAACTCCCGCAAAAGATGCGTTCGAATTCTGGGCAAACCGATTGAAAGTATTTCTGTACTCGGCACACGGCGTGAAATAGTCGCCGAGCCGTGC
This genomic window contains:
- a CDS encoding OmpA family protein, with the protein product MKKTNMLLIFYLVFAVSVLTAWSALAAEVLLKDVIERQIEVESVFEKTADNFIVLFDASGSMAEPYKDTGTPKIDLAKKFLDESHDMIPELGYNAGLYLFTPWKSYYEMQQHDKSRYHDAVMQLPTVETAGDFANQPSPLGLGIQNLDPVLAGVTGKTVVFVFTDGSFYFRPRIYPWDAAKTLAQKYNVCFYVISSAQTEKELNTVQKIAAVNECSRVVPFETFIEQPDYYLGALFVVKTNEITKEIVKQKVAGFDIQDIRFDFDKVDVRPEYNDDLAALAKFLKSHPGATALLQGFTDSMGEEEYNLHLARQRVESVGNYLVEHFNVEMNRLLLQWFGKANPIESNDTPQGRAMNRRVEIDITDL